One Methylobacterium oryzae DNA window includes the following coding sequences:
- a CDS encoding response regulator produces the protein MASEQTGSSGDRPVILLVEDEALTIMDLGDVLEEGGYDTVQCASAERALSILQARPDICGLVTDVQLSGKTDGFDLASSVAEARPQLPILIVSGRAAPDPARMPEHAEFIARPCTGEDILDRLQRLMHC, from the coding sequence GTGGCGAGCGAGCAGACGGGTTCGAGCGGCGATCGGCCGGTAATCCTCCTCGTCGAGGACGAGGCGCTGACGATCATGGACCTCGGGGACGTGCTGGAGGAAGGCGGCTACGACACCGTCCAGTGTGCCTCGGCCGAGCGGGCGCTCAGCATCCTGCAGGCGCGCCCGGACATCTGCGGGCTGGTCACGGACGTGCAGCTCTCGGGCAAGACCGACGGCTTCGACCTCGCGAGCTCCGTGGCCGAGGCGCGGCCGCAACTGCCGATCCTGATCGTGTCCGGGCGCGCGGCCCCGGACCCGGCCCGCATGCCCGAGCATGCCGAGTTCATCGCCCGTCCCTGCACCGGCGAGGACATCCTGGACCGTCTCCAGCGTCTCATGCACTGCTGA
- a CDS encoding PepSY domain-containing protein, with protein MVSLPRRLGKAGRRWLLLFHRWAGIAAGLFFALWIGSGLVMLYVPFPALTEAERLSRLTPIVWDQVAVAPDDALRAGGLAGVLAAFGLEMRGDEPVYRIAGHDGARVTVSARTGARLGPLTPADALRVAAGGAPAAQAELVARDQWTVTARYDPLRPFLKVALGDAAGTELYVSAVTGEIALDTTRFERGWNWVGSVAHWIYLTPLRARPELWRTILLWLSGFAALGALSGGAIGIWRLRLRRRYAAGAVTPYRGLARWHHLLGLAGGLGLSTFIVSGWISMNPNRWFSATSPPVALRAAYAGIPPALGLDPHRLRDGAVPDTRTLRFAAIGGRWWIVAETADGLRTVAADGATALDARSIATAAADGLADGPLRSIRPLYAYDAYWYPHGANPRPLPVLRLRFGDAAATWLHVDPRDGTILQRLDRSGRINRWLFNAAHRLDLPGLTGNRPLHDTAQWVLNLLAAGIAVTGIVAGWRRLRRTLSA; from the coding sequence GTGGTGAGCCTGCCGCGCCGGCTCGGCAAGGCGGGACGGCGCTGGCTGCTCCTGTTCCACCGCTGGGCCGGGATCGCCGCGGGGCTGTTCTTCGCGCTGTGGATCGGCTCCGGGCTGGTGATGCTCTACGTGCCGTTCCCGGCGCTCACCGAGGCCGAGCGGCTGTCGCGGCTCACCCCGATCGTCTGGGATCAGGTCGCGGTCGCGCCGGACGACGCGCTCCGCGCCGGCGGGCTCGCCGGCGTGCTGGCCGCCTTCGGCCTGGAGATGCGGGGCGACGAGCCGGTCTACCGGATCGCCGGCCACGACGGCGCCCGGGTGACGGTCTCGGCACGGACCGGCGCGCGGCTCGGCCCGCTGACACCCGCAGACGCGCTGCGTGTCGCGGCCGGTGGTGCTCCGGCTGCGCAGGCCGAGCTGGTCGCGCGCGACCAGTGGACCGTCACGGCCCGCTACGACCCGCTCCGGCCCTTCCTGAAGGTGGCCCTCGGCGACGCCGCGGGGACCGAGCTCTACGTGTCTGCGGTGACCGGCGAGATCGCCCTCGACACGACACGCTTCGAGCGGGGCTGGAACTGGGTGGGTTCGGTGGCGCACTGGATCTACCTCACGCCGCTGCGGGCCCGGCCGGAGCTGTGGCGGACGATCCTGTTGTGGCTCTCCGGTTTCGCCGCCCTCGGCGCGCTGAGTGGAGGCGCGATCGGGATCTGGCGCCTGCGCCTTCGGCGGCGCTACGCGGCCGGGGCGGTCACGCCCTATCGCGGGCTGGCGCGCTGGCACCACCTGCTCGGCCTCGCGGGGGGCCTCGGCTTGAGCACGTTCATCGTCAGCGGCTGGATCTCCATGAACCCGAACCGCTGGTTCAGCGCGACCAGCCCGCCGGTAGCGTTGCGCGCCGCCTATGCCGGAATCCCGCCGGCGCTCGGCCTCGATCCGCACCGGCTCCGCGATGGCGCCGTGCCGGATACGCGCACCCTGCGCTTCGCCGCCATCGGCGGACGCTGGTGGATCGTCGCCGAGACGGCGGACGGCCTCCGGACGGTCGCAGCGGACGGCGCGACCGCCCTCGACGCGCGCAGCATCGCGACGGCCGCGGCAGACGGTCTCGCGGACGGTCCCCTCCGGTCGATCCGCCCGTTATACGCCTACGACGCCTACTGGTATCCCCACGGGGCCAACCCACGGCCGCTTCCGGTGCTGCGCCTGCGCTTCGGCGACGCGGCCGCCACGTGGCTCCACGTCGATCCCCGGGACGGCACGATCCTCCAGCGCCTGGACCGCTCGGGCCGGATCAACCGCTGGCTGTTCAACGCCGCGCACCGGCTCGACCTGCCGGGGCTCACCGGCAACCGCCCCCTGCACGATACGGCCCAGTGGGTCCTGAATCTCCTGGCGGCGGGCATCGCGGTCACCGGGATCGTGGCGGGCTGGCGCAGGCTGCGTCGGACGCTGTCCGCCTGA
- a CDS encoding TonB-dependent receptor: protein MSSSTHRSCLGGRAPLCGVLLALLASPAAAQEAVTLDELSVAGAGGDPGRLPPNGLNLRTPDRTASRLGLTPLETPASLDIVSGETARLRGQDTIAEAVTQDATGITTIAAPGNGNGAFTSRGFAGPNSIQQLYDGTRFYVGANTVTFPFDTWNVERIEVLRGPSSVLYGDGAIGGVINVVPKKPVFVPINAARAVIGTDGVARLALDSGGPLGQAEYGDTFAYRLNVSGNRADGWMRPEGDFRNLAVSAALLFRPSADLAFTLSHDLGYQEPARYWGTPLVEGRIPDLIRFNNYNVRDAKITWADNWTQLKTEWSPSADITIRNTAYRLTSRRHWLDVEQYSYNRGTGLVDRGEYLEIYHSQEQVGDRLDATFRGSLFGLPNQFVAGFDVNHIDFRHTNNFYFDQTTSVPLTGYDPSLFPQNGRARPAYATQTSQASVFAEDRLILSDKLSFLTGVRLDVPTLNREDLQTGSRFEKTYRALGYRFGLVYNPTPDSALYAQYSFATDPVNSLITLSQSLAGFKLATGDQVEIGAKGLAFDGALEWTVAGYRIVKDNLISAIPGQPTLSTQVGSQSSQGFELALGWRFAPGWRLDGNLALLHAQYDRFDQTVNGATVSYAGNQPIDVPERVANLWLTWDVTRDWTARVGLQNVGQVYSDFGNTARRPAYNLVNAVLDHQVTADSRLSVRVYNLFDKVYAISGNAVNGVGTNWLLGRPRSVEVAYTVTW, encoded by the coding sequence ATGTCTTCATCGACCCATCGCTCCTGCCTCGGCGGGCGGGCCCCGCTCTGCGGCGTTCTCCTCGCGCTCCTCGCCAGTCCGGCCGCCGCACAGGAGGCGGTCACGCTGGATGAGCTGTCGGTCGCGGGCGCGGGCGGCGACCCGGGCCGCCTGCCGCCGAATGGCCTCAACCTGCGCACCCCCGACCGGACCGCGAGCCGCCTCGGCCTGACGCCGCTGGAGACGCCGGCCAGCCTCGACATCGTGTCGGGCGAGACCGCGCGGCTGCGCGGCCAGGACACGATCGCCGAGGCCGTGACCCAGGACGCGACCGGCATCACCACCATCGCGGCGCCCGGCAACGGCAACGGCGCGTTCACGTCCCGCGGCTTCGCCGGCCCGAACTCGATCCAGCAGCTCTACGACGGCACGCGCTTCTACGTCGGCGCCAACACCGTGACCTTCCCGTTCGACACGTGGAACGTCGAGCGGATCGAGGTGCTGCGCGGGCCGTCCTCGGTGCTCTACGGCGACGGCGCCATCGGCGGCGTCATCAACGTGGTGCCCAAGAAGCCGGTCTTCGTGCCGATCAACGCCGCCCGCGCGGTGATCGGCACCGACGGGGTCGCGCGGCTCGCCCTCGATTCCGGTGGCCCGCTGGGGCAGGCGGAGTACGGCGACACCTTCGCGTACCGCCTCAACGTCAGCGGCAATCGCGCCGACGGCTGGATGCGGCCGGAGGGCGATTTCCGCAACCTCGCGGTCTCCGCCGCCCTGCTGTTCCGGCCGAGCGCCGACCTCGCCTTCACCCTGAGCCACGATCTCGGCTACCAGGAGCCCGCCCGCTACTGGGGCACCCCGTTGGTCGAGGGACGGATCCCGGATCTCATCCGGTTCAACAACTACAACGTCCGCGACGCGAAGATCACCTGGGCCGACAACTGGACCCAGCTCAAGACCGAGTGGTCCCCCTCGGCCGACATCACGATCCGCAACACCGCCTACCGGCTGACCAGCCGGCGCCACTGGCTCGACGTCGAGCAGTACAGCTACAACCGCGGCACCGGGCTCGTGGACCGGGGCGAATACCTGGAGATCTACCACAGTCAGGAGCAGGTCGGAGACCGCCTCGACGCGACGTTCCGGGGCAGCCTGTTCGGGCTGCCGAACCAGTTCGTGGCCGGCTTCGACGTGAATCACATCGACTTCCGCCACACCAACAACTTCTATTTCGACCAGACGACGAGCGTGCCGCTCACCGGCTACGATCCGAGCCTCTTCCCGCAGAACGGCCGGGCGCGCCCGGCCTACGCGACACAGACGAGCCAGGCCTCGGTCTTCGCCGAGGACCGGCTGATCCTGTCGGACAAGCTGTCGTTCCTCACCGGCGTGCGCCTCGACGTGCCGACGCTGAACCGCGAGGACCTGCAGACGGGATCGCGGTTCGAGAAGACCTATCGGGCGCTCGGCTACCGGTTCGGCCTCGTCTACAACCCGACGCCGGACAGCGCGCTCTACGCCCAGTACAGCTTCGCCACCGACCCGGTGAACAGCCTGATCACGCTGTCGCAGTCGCTGGCGGGCTTCAAGCTCGCGACCGGCGATCAGGTCGAGATCGGCGCCAAGGGTCTGGCCTTCGACGGCGCCCTCGAATGGACCGTCGCGGGCTACCGGATCGTCAAGGACAACCTGATCTCGGCGATCCCCGGCCAGCCGACGCTGTCCACGCAGGTGGGGAGCCAGTCCTCGCAGGGCTTCGAGCTGGCGCTCGGCTGGCGCTTCGCGCCGGGCTGGCGGCTCGACGGCAACCTCGCGCTCCTCCACGCGCAGTACGACCGGTTCGACCAGACGGTGAACGGCGCCACCGTCTCGTATGCCGGCAACCAGCCGATCGACGTGCCCGAGCGCGTGGCCAATCTCTGGCTGACCTGGGACGTCACCCGCGACTGGACCGCGCGGGTCGGACTGCAGAACGTCGGGCAGGTCTACAGCGACTTCGGCAACACAGCGCGGCGCCCCGCCTACAACCTCGTCAACGCGGTCCTGGACCATCAGGTGACGGCGGATTCGCGCCTGTCCGTGCGGGTCTACAACCTGTTCGACAAGGTCTACGCGATCTCGGGCAACGCCGTGAACGGGGTCGGGACCAACTGGCTGCTCGGGCGCCCGCGCTCGGTCGAGGTCGCCTACACGGTGACGTGGTGA
- the zigA gene encoding zinc metallochaperone GTPase ZigA, which translates to MTQRDTRLPVTVLSGFLGAGKTTLLNHVLTNRDGRRVAVIVNDMSEVNIDADLVRAGGADLSRTDETLVEMTNGCICCTLRDDLLAEVRRLSETGRFDYLLIEGTGIAEPLPVASTFSFRDEAGRSLSDLARLDTMVTVVDAVNLLKDYGSAAFLRERGETAGAEDTRTLVDLLVEQIEFADVVVINKAHDVSAEHLALVRSVVRGLNADARILETDHGRAPLAAILDTGLFDEEKAQQHPLWFKELYGAHAHVPETEEYGIASFVYRARRPFDPERFNAFVNATWPGLIRAKGHFWLATRPDWVGEFSLAGAVARVSAMGFWWSAVPRRRWPEAPEFRARLQDVWSEVWGDRRQELVFIGTGMDAAALTAALDACLIETGADRAPFDPAPYRGLPDPFPAWRRAA; encoded by the coding sequence ATGACTCAGCGCGACACCCGCCTTCCCGTCACCGTCCTGTCCGGCTTCCTCGGGGCCGGGAAGACGACACTTCTCAATCACGTGCTCACCAATCGCGACGGCCGCCGCGTCGCGGTGATCGTCAACGACATGAGCGAGGTGAACATCGACGCGGATCTGGTCCGCGCCGGAGGCGCCGACCTGTCCCGGACCGACGAGACGCTCGTCGAGATGACCAACGGCTGCATCTGCTGCACCCTGCGCGACGACCTGCTCGCGGAGGTGCGGCGGCTGTCGGAGACGGGGCGGTTCGACTACCTGCTGATCGAGGGGACCGGCATCGCCGAGCCGCTGCCGGTCGCCTCGACCTTCTCGTTCCGCGACGAGGCCGGCCGCTCCCTGTCGGATCTCGCCCGGCTCGACACGATGGTCACGGTGGTCGACGCGGTGAACCTGCTGAAGGATTACGGCTCGGCCGCCTTCCTGCGCGAGCGCGGCGAGACCGCCGGCGCCGAGGACACGCGCACGCTCGTGGACCTGCTCGTGGAGCAGATCGAGTTCGCCGACGTGGTGGTGATCAACAAGGCGCACGACGTCTCCGCCGAGCATCTCGCGCTGGTCCGCTCCGTCGTGCGCGGCCTGAACGCCGACGCCCGCATCCTCGAGACCGATCACGGGCGCGCGCCGCTCGCCGCGATCCTCGATACCGGCCTGTTCGACGAGGAGAAGGCCCAGCAACACCCGCTCTGGTTCAAGGAACTCTACGGCGCCCACGCGCACGTGCCGGAGACCGAGGAGTACGGCATCGCCTCCTTCGTCTACCGGGCCCGGCGACCCTTCGACCCGGAGCGCTTCAACGCCTTCGTCAACGCCACGTGGCCGGGCCTGATCCGCGCGAAGGGCCACTTCTGGCTCGCGACGCGGCCGGACTGGGTCGGCGAGTTCTCCCTGGCGGGCGCCGTGGCCCGGGTCTCGGCGATGGGGTTCTGGTGGTCGGCCGTGCCGCGGCGGCGCTGGCCGGAGGCGCCCGAGTTCCGGGCGCGCCTTCAGGACGTCTGGAGCGAGGTCTGGGGCGACCGGCGCCAGGAGCTGGTCTTCATCGGCACCGGCATGGACGCCGCGGCGCTCACGGCAGCGCTGGACGCCTGCCTGATCGAGACCGGCGCGGACCGGGCGCCGTTCGATCCCGCGCCCTATCGCGGCCTGCCGGACCCGTTCCCGGCCTGGCGCCGCGCGGCCTGA
- a CDS encoding helix-turn-helix domain-containing protein, whose protein sequence is MQPFFSTDGIHPRNAVRQWRELVCERLVPAEIETPDGLPFQGRLNVTCIGAMPISHFWHTTVRTRITDAEARRRGNPDRVFVLLKLSGRDTIQQLDREAKTKPGDLILLDSSSSVMEAETGDSLVIDLPRQRFETVLGPSRLYTALTAAADLASTTLTGSYLQELVRVSDRLTPDAAERMASIGVDLIVASLAERMAQEVPRSVHGNVTVQRAKAYVEANLSDPNLDAPRLAAAMGVSLRRLQELFHERGRHISDYIWGRRLEVAAKRLTDPACAALSIGLLAYGCGFSSQAHFARRFKDRYDVSPREYRQAHRPDVEVFASASGLSS, encoded by the coding sequence ATGCAACCGTTTTTCTCGACAGATGGGATTCATCCCAGAAACGCGGTCCGCCAATGGCGGGAACTGGTCTGCGAGCGGCTCGTGCCTGCCGAGATCGAGACGCCGGACGGTCTCCCGTTCCAGGGACGGCTGAACGTGACGTGTATCGGCGCGATGCCGATCTCGCATTTCTGGCACACAACCGTGCGGACCAGAATCACGGACGCCGAAGCGCGACGCCGCGGGAACCCCGATCGGGTTTTCGTGCTCCTGAAGCTGTCCGGACGGGATACAATCCAGCAGCTTGACCGGGAGGCGAAGACCAAGCCGGGCGACCTCATCTTGCTCGACTCGAGTTCATCCGTGATGGAGGCGGAGACCGGCGACTCCTTGGTCATCGATCTGCCGCGCCAGCGTTTCGAGACCGTTCTGGGCCCGTCCCGGCTCTACACCGCGCTCACGGCCGCAGCGGACCTCGCCTCGACGACCCTGACGGGCTCTTACCTTCAGGAACTCGTCCGGGTCAGCGATCGCCTCACCCCTGACGCGGCCGAGCGCATGGCATCGATCGGCGTCGACCTGATCGTGGCGAGCCTCGCCGAACGGATGGCGCAGGAGGTACCCCGTTCCGTCCACGGCAACGTCACGGTTCAGCGCGCCAAGGCCTATGTCGAGGCGAACCTGAGCGATCCGAACCTGGACGCGCCCCGGCTCGCCGCCGCGATGGGCGTGTCGTTGCGGCGGCTGCAGGAGCTGTTTCATGAGCGCGGCCGGCACATCTCCGACTACATCTGGGGACGCCGACTGGAGGTGGCCGCCAAACGCCTGACCGACCCGGCCTGCGCCGCCCTGTCGATCGGCCTGTTGGCTTATGGCTGCGGCTTCAGCAGCCAGGCGCATTTCGCGCGCCGCTTCAAGGATCGCTACGACGTGAGCCCCCGTGAATACCGACAGGCGCACAGGCCGGACGTGGAGGTATTTGCGTCCGCCTCCGGTCTGTCGTCCTGA
- a CDS encoding NUDIX hydrolase → MKALGLPRRGNSLLVAEVRADDGRLKGVRPLGGSVAFGERVEDALIREFREELGVTVSVLGGPRVMENIFTHEGQVGHEVLFLFPVALPPGRFDGQERFVFHEDSGTACVARWCDLDGLDVPGGPDLFPAGLKARLRDAWRAEP, encoded by the coding sequence GTGAAGGCACTGGGTCTGCCCCGGCGCGGCAACAGCCTGCTCGTGGCCGAGGTCCGCGCGGATGACGGGCGGCTGAAAGGCGTCCGGCCGCTCGGCGGCAGCGTCGCGTTCGGCGAGCGGGTCGAGGACGCCCTGATCCGGGAGTTCCGGGAGGAGCTCGGCGTCACCGTCTCGGTGCTCGGCGGCCCCCGCGTCATGGAGAACATCTTCACGCACGAGGGGCAGGTCGGGCACGAGGTGCTGTTCCTGTTCCCCGTCGCCCTGCCGCCGGGGCGGTTCGACGGGCAGGAGCGCTTCGTGTTCCACGAGGATTCCGGCACCGCCTGCGTGGCGCGGTGGTGCGATCTGGACGGGCTCGACGTGCCGGGCGGTCCCGACCTCTTCCCCGCCGGCCTGAAGGCCCGCCTCCGCGACGCGTGGCGCGCGGAGCCCTGA
- a CDS encoding MarR family winged helix-turn-helix transcriptional regulator has product MGDKQKRDHQDEAAVLGLPSKKLRPPGVRSVGWALVQAARLHRARTGDRLAKLGLFAGQEQVVQALAAAGTMTMGDLAALLRVRPPTASKTVTRLAALGIVERRAESGDGRVVRVQLTETGRAKAEAIERIQEEVEAELLDHLDKTDRRRLRKLLRKAARGLAEAAGASGQTTEADAEIEAEDEAEALAT; this is encoded by the coding sequence GTGGGCGACAAGCAGAAGCGCGATCATCAGGACGAGGCCGCGGTGCTCGGACTCCCGTCCAAGAAGCTGAGGCCGCCCGGCGTGCGCAGCGTCGGCTGGGCGCTGGTGCAGGCGGCGCGCCTGCACCGGGCACGGACCGGCGATCGTCTGGCGAAGCTCGGCCTGTTCGCCGGCCAGGAGCAGGTGGTGCAGGCGCTCGCAGCGGCCGGCACGATGACGATGGGCGATCTCGCCGCCCTGCTGCGTGTCCGGCCGCCCACCGCCTCCAAGACCGTCACGCGGCTCGCGGCCCTCGGCATCGTCGAGCGCCGGGCCGAATCGGGCGACGGCCGTGTGGTGCGGGTCCAGCTCACGGAGACCGGGAGGGCCAAGGCCGAGGCCATCGAGCGGATCCAGGAGGAGGTCGAGGCCGAGTTGCTCGACCACCTCGACAAGACCGACCGCCGCCGCCTCCGGAAGCTCCTGCGCAAGGCGGCCCGCGGCCTCGCGGAGGCGGCCGGCGCATCCGGTCAGACGACCGAGGCGGATGCCGAGATCGAGGCCGAGGACGAGGCAGAGGCGCTGGCCACCTGA
- a CDS encoding TonB-dependent receptor, producing the protein MLPSRRFGFLTSTVLSSTVCAGLLTPSAARAQQAVALDEISVTSPSPIQPSRGAVAADAAVPIGVLPVATNTFSPVTVVTQDQIARDQPRTLGDALFDRPGISGTTYAPGAASRPIIRGLDNARVRIQENGIVNGGVSDLGEDHAVPVNPLVSDRIEVIRGPATLRYGSGAIGGVVSADNNRVPTFIPANGVQGQVTSGFSSVDNGRLGAATVDAGGDGIAVHADGFKTANDSYAIPGGIQRNSYNESQGGAVGISAIGDRGFVGVSFSHYDAVYAIPGGVAEQDRTRLTPNQDRVLSRGEYRPLDGPFEVIRYWAGYSVYRHNEVGIGDDGIEGVQAIFKNREAEGRLELQHVPVITEFGRLTGALGFQSDRRVINTQLESFLPKTESRANAVYLFEELELRPGTRLQAAGRYEVDRLSSTAAQFPADYVPVDGQEPFQYARTRRFAPKSASIGALQDLPYGFVASLTGSYVERGPTGYELFSQGPHDATATFEIGNPNLKKERARTVEASIRRAEGPFRLDATGYFTRYTGFIYRNYTGLTCDDDFASCGVGTDNRQIVYQQQNATFYGAEIIGQYDLVPVGNGFAGVEAQFDFVRAQFDNGANVPRIPPYRLGGGVYLRADGWFARVNLLHAFSHDATAVYETPTPGYDDLRAELSYTKAVDPAVYGASAITLGLQGRNLLNDDIRNSTSFKKDEILLPGRNVRLFLTARF; encoded by the coding sequence ATGCTTCCCTCGCGCCGCTTCGGCTTCCTCACCAGCACGGTCCTGTCCTCGACCGTCTGCGCCGGCCTCCTCACGCCCTCCGCCGCGCGGGCGCAGCAGGCCGTCGCCCTCGACGAGATCAGCGTCACCAGCCCGAGCCCGATCCAGCCGTCGCGCGGCGCGGTCGCGGCGGATGCGGCGGTGCCGATCGGCGTCCTGCCGGTGGCGACCAACACGTTCTCGCCGGTCACCGTGGTGACCCAGGACCAGATCGCGCGCGACCAGCCGCGGACCCTGGGTGACGCCCTGTTCGACCGGCCGGGCATCTCGGGCACGACCTACGCGCCGGGCGCGGCGTCCCGGCCGATCATCCGCGGCCTCGACAATGCGCGGGTGCGGATCCAGGAGAACGGCATCGTCAACGGCGGCGTGTCCGACCTCGGCGAGGACCACGCCGTGCCGGTCAACCCGCTGGTCTCCGACCGGATCGAGGTGATCCGCGGTCCCGCGACCCTGCGCTACGGCTCGGGGGCCATCGGCGGCGTCGTCTCGGCCGACAACAACCGGGTGCCGACCTTCATCCCGGCGAACGGGGTGCAGGGCCAGGTCACCAGCGGCTTCTCCAGCGTGGATAACGGCCGGCTCGGGGCCGCCACGGTGGATGCCGGCGGCGACGGCATCGCGGTCCACGCCGACGGCTTCAAGACTGCCAACGACAGCTACGCGATCCCCGGCGGGATCCAGCGCAACTCCTACAACGAGTCGCAGGGCGGCGCGGTCGGCATCTCGGCGATCGGCGACCGCGGCTTCGTGGGCGTCTCCTTCAGCCACTACGACGCGGTCTACGCGATCCCCGGCGGCGTCGCCGAGCAGGACCGGACCCGCCTGACCCCGAACCAGGACCGGGTCCTGTCGCGGGGCGAGTACCGTCCGCTCGACGGGCCCTTCGAGGTGATCCGCTACTGGGCGGGCTACTCGGTCTACCGCCACAACGAGGTCGGGATCGGCGACGACGGGATCGAGGGCGTCCAGGCGATCTTCAAGAACCGCGAGGCCGAGGGACGCCTGGAACTCCAGCACGTCCCGGTCATCACGGAGTTCGGCAGGCTCACCGGCGCTCTGGGCTTCCAGTCGGACCGGCGTGTGATCAACACGCAACTCGAATCGTTCCTGCCGAAGACGGAGTCGCGCGCGAACGCGGTCTACCTCTTCGAGGAGCTGGAACTGCGCCCGGGCACGCGGCTGCAGGCGGCCGGGCGCTACGAGGTCGACCGGCTCTCGAGCACGGCGGCGCAGTTCCCCGCCGACTACGTGCCGGTCGACGGACAGGAGCCGTTCCAGTACGCGCGCACCCGGCGCTTCGCCCCGAAGAGCGCCAGCATCGGCGCCCTGCAGGACCTGCCCTACGGCTTCGTGGCGAGCCTCACCGGCTCCTACGTCGAGCGCGGGCCCACGGGCTATGAGCTGTTCTCGCAGGGCCCGCACGACGCCACCGCGACCTTCGAGATCGGCAACCCGAACCTCAAGAAGGAGCGCGCCCGGACCGTCGAGGCCAGCATCCGGCGGGCCGAGGGACCGTTCCGCCTGGACGCCACCGGCTACTTCACCCGCTACACCGGCTTCATCTACCGGAACTACACGGGTCTGACCTGCGACGACGACTTCGCTTCCTGCGGCGTCGGCACCGACAACCGGCAGATCGTCTACCAGCAGCAGAACGCGACCTTCTACGGCGCCGAGATCATCGGCCAGTACGACCTCGTGCCGGTGGGCAACGGCTTCGCCGGCGTCGAGGCGCAGTTCGACTTCGTCCGCGCCCAGTTCGACAACGGCGCGAACGTGCCGCGCATCCCGCCCTACCGGCTCGGCGGCGGCGTCTACCTGCGGGCCGACGGGTGGTTCGCGCGGGTGAACCTGCTCCATGCCTTCAGCCACGACGCCACGGCCGTGTACGAGACGCCGACCCCCGGCTACGACGACCTGCGCGCCGAACTGAGCTACACCAAGGCCGTCGATCCTGCGGTCTACGGGGCGAGCGCGATCACCCTCGGCCTCCAGGGCCGCAACCTCCTGAACGACGATATCCGCAACTCGACCTCGTTCAAGAAGGACGAGATCCTTCTGCCGGGGCGGAACGTGCGGCTGTTCCTGACGGCGCGGTTCTAG